CAACAGTTCCTTGGCCTTGTCGACCGCGGCGGAGGCGTTGGGCGCGTAGCCGTCGGCGCCGATCTCTTCGGCGAACTTCTGGGTGACCGGGGCGCCGCCGACCATGATCTTGACCTTATCGCGGAGGCCGGCTTCCTGGAAGGCCTCGATGACGTCCTTCATGTGCACCATGGTGGTGGTGAGCAGGGCGGACATGCCGACCAGCTCGGCGTTGTGCTTCTTGGCGGCCTCGACGAATTTCTCCGCCGGCACATCGGTGCCCAGGTTGACCACCTGGAAGCCGGCGCCTTCCATCATCATGGCGACCAGGTTCTTTCCGATGTCATGCAGGTCGCCCTTGACGGTGCCGATGACCATGGTGCCCATGGGCTGGACATCGCTTTCCGTCAGGAGGGGCTTGAGGAGGTCCATGCCGGCCTGCATGGCGCGAGCGGCGATGAGCACTTCGGGGACGAACAGGATGCCGTCGCGGAAGTCCCTGCCGACGACGTTCATGCCCTCGATGAGGCCGTTGTTGAGGATCTCGCCCGCGCTCATGCCGGCATCCAGGGCCTGCTTGACGAGAGCGGTAACCTTGGCGGCGTCACCTTTGTAGAGGGCTTCGGCCATGTCTTTGAGCAGATCCATCGTTCCTACTCCTTTCCCTGTGTGGTGATTTGGTGGTATACGACTGCATATTCCCACGCTGGGCCGCCATGGCGGTGGCGCTCAGCGCGAATGCCCTGCAGGATGCCGGAGCCGGCGGTGCTCCGCCGATGTACACGCCCAATATACCCGATTTCGACGATTTTGTCAAGCCATGCTGGTCTGCTATACAGTAAACTTGACTTTCTGCAGAGAGGCTTTATACTGAAGGTGCGGCGGCGCCGGCGTGCATCAAAGGGAGAGGCCCAGCATGCCTTTACGGCCAGTGGAAACCAAAAAGGTGTATATGCGGGTAGTGGAGCAGATCCGCTCGCTTATTGAGAGCGGGGAACTGCGCCCGGGCGACCAGCTCCCCACGACCCAGGAGCTAGCGGAGGCGCTGAAGGTGAGCCGGCCCTCGGTGCGGGAAGCCCTGGCGGCGCTGGAAATCCTGGGGCTGGTGGAATCACGGCCGGGCGCCGGCTGTTTCGTCAAAGAACCGCCGCCCCCGCAGGAAACGCGCGCTGCCCGTCAGACCATCGAGCTGGGATGGGCCAGCGCCGAAGACATCCTGGAAGCGCGCCTGGCCTATGAGCCGATGTGCGCACGCCTGGCGGCACTGCGGCGCACCGAGGAAGACCTCAACGAGATGCGCTGTTCGCCGGAGCTGGCCATGGTGGATATCGAGCGGGTGGCCGCGGGACTGCCGGCGCGCTTCCAGAACTGTTCCACGCGCCCCCATCTCCCGCCGGAAAACTTCAACGTCAGCCTGCATGCCATCATCGCCCGCGCCAGCAAGAACCCGGTGCTGGCGCAGTTCGGTGAGGCCATCGCCCAGGCAGTGCAATCCCCCACCTGGCAAAGGATGATGCGGCAGATTTATCTCTCGCCCCGCAACGCCAGCTTTTTCCTCAAGCACTATGAGGCGCTGTATGATGCCATTGAACGCGGCGATGCGGAGCTGGCGGAATCCACCATGCGCCAGCACTTGCTGGCGCTCAGCGCTACGCTGAACGAGTAGCCGGCGCCGGGCGCGGTGAGAGCACGCGGGCAAATCGAGGGGCGAATACCGCCGGCCCTATGCCGCCGCGCTCGGACGATCCTCTCCGCCCTGCGGGCCCTCTTTCATCATCTCCAGGCAGGAACGGCAGTAGACCGGCCGGCCCTGGGTGGGCACGAACGGCACCACGGTGACCTCGCCGCATTGGGCGCAGGTGGTCTCATACATCACCGGGGGACGGCGGTGCCGGTAGCGCCGCTGTTTGCGGCACTCGGGACAGCGTTTGGGGATGTTGTCGAAACCCATCACGGCGAAAAATTCCTGTT
This genomic stretch from Anaerolineae bacterium harbors:
- a CDS encoding corrinoid protein encodes the protein MDLLKDMAEALYKGDAAKVTALVKQALDAGMSAGEILNNGLIEGMNVVGRDFRDGILFVPEVLIAARAMQAGMDLLKPLLTESDVQPMGTMVIGTVKGDLHDIGKNLVAMMMEGAGFQVVNLGTDVPAEKFVEAAKKHNAELVGMSALLTTTMVHMKDVIEAFQEAGLRDKVKIMVGGAPVTQKFAEEIGADGYAPNASAAVDKAKELLGKK
- a CDS encoding FadR family transcriptional regulator codes for the protein MPLRPVETKKVYMRVVEQIRSLIESGELRPGDQLPTTQELAEALKVSRPSVREALAALEILGLVESRPGAGCFVKEPPPPQETRAARQTIELGWASAEDILEARLAYEPMCARLAALRRTEEDLNEMRCSPELAMVDIERVAAGLPARFQNCSTRPHLPPENFNVSLHAIIARASKNPVLAQFGEAIAQAVQSPTWQRMMRQIYLSPRNASFFLKHYEALYDAIERGDAELAESTMRQHLLALSATLNE
- a CDS encoding zinc-ribbon domain containing protein — protein: MRIVFLDKTLVCEDCGKEFIWPAGEQEFFAVMGFDNIPKRCPECRKQRRYRHRRPPVMYETTCAQCGEVTVVPFVPTQGRPVYCRSCLEMMKEGPQGGEDRPSAAA